The following coding sequences lie in one Rutidosis leptorrhynchoides isolate AG116_Rl617_1_P2 chromosome 6, CSIRO_AGI_Rlap_v1, whole genome shotgun sequence genomic window:
- the LOC139853465 gene encoding uncharacterized protein, translated as MVLTDQPIRQLLYKLEISGRLTKWAIELGEHEILYCARSAIKGQVMANYLAEMAADMPAIDDPEQLPVPPLELWELHTDGTTSSEGAGAGLILTGPHQEEHTYSLQFNFKVTNNEAEYEVRLAGMCIARELGIKKLQAYVDSQLVSNQINGTFDANDKFMQSYLALVHSIADTFVDFRISQIPRSQNKQADVLSKLAALTFNHLKKKILVEQVFMKSTEPKTTIASVEEEEATWMTDIIEFLRTGSLPEGEKEVMKIRVKAPNYELRGEILYQKSYLGASLRCVGPKEAAVIIDEVHKGSCGLHSGWRTVTEKIKRLGYYWPRMYADTAERIRVFQECQLHTPVSRAPHRPMIPIVSPWPFCKWAIDIVGPFPKGAGNAEYLVVAIDFFTKWVEAKPLRTITSNQVRDFFWESIVCRFGVPNEIVSDNGTQFEGNPFRSWCQDLNIKQLFTSVVHPQANGQCEVTNRDIVHAIKARLGMKHSGWVDELPKVLWAHRTMYKNSTGETPFSLVYGSEAVIPAEITVPTERILS; from the coding sequence ATGGTGCTCACCGATCAGCCTATTCGACAGCTACTCTATAAGCTCGAGATATCAGGCAGGCTGACCAAATGGGCAATAGAGCTAGGTGAGCATGAAATCTTATATTGCGCTAGAAGCGCTATTAAGGGGCAGGTGATGGCCAATTATTTAGCCGAAATGGCCGCTGATATGCCAGCGATAGACGACCCTGAACAGCTTCCCGTGCCCCCACTCGAACTGTGGGAGCTCCATACCGACGGCACAACAAGCTCCGAGGGCGCTGGCGCAGGATTAATTCTTACAGGCCCGCATCAGGAAGAGCATACATACTCGCTACAATTTAACTTTAAAGTAACAAACAACGAGGCAGAGTATGAGGTGCGGTTAGCAGGAATGTGCATAGCTCGAGAGCTAGGAATAAAGAAGCTGCAAGCCTACGTGGATTCACAGCTAGTCTCCAATCAGATAAACGGAACCTTTGACGCCAATGACAAATTCATGCAATCATACCTGGCTTTGGTTCATTCTATAGCCGACACGTTCGTCGACTTCCGGATCAGCCAAATTCCCAGGAGCCAGAACAAGCAGGCGGATGTACTCAGTAAACTGGCGGCCCTTACCTTCAATCACCTGAAAAAGAAAATATTAGTAGAGCAAGTCTTCATGAAGTCCACAGAGCCAAAAACTACAATCGCATCTGTCGAAGAAGAAGAAGCGACTTGGATGACAGATATCATAGAATTCCTGCGAACAGGATCCTTACCCGAAGGAGAGAAGGAAGTAATGAAGATCAGGGTGAAGGCACCAAACTACGAGTTGCGAGGAGAAATTCTATATCAAAAGTCTTATTTAGGAGCGTCCCTTCGCTGCGTAGGACCTAAAGAGGCTGCTGTGATCATCGATGAGGTTCATAAAGGATCCTGCGGGTTGCATTCTGGGTGGAGGACAGTAACCGAGAAGATTAAGCGACTAGGATATTATTGGCCTAGAATGTACGCTGACACAGCTGAAAGGATTAGAGTTTTCCAGGAGTGTCAGTTACACACGCCCGTCAGCAGAGCGCCTCATCGTCCCATGATACCTATCGTATCACCGTGGCCATTTTGCAAGTGGGCTATCGACATAGTGGGACCTTTCCCAAAGGGCGCGGGAAATGCTGAATACCTGGTGGTGGCTATCGACTTCTTCACCAAGTGGGTGGAAGCAAAGCCATTGCGCACTATTACCAGTAATCAAGTTAGAGATTTCTTCTGGGAAAGCATCGTGTGCAGGTTTGGCGTACCTAATGAGATTGTTAGCGATAATGGTACGCAATTTGAAGGTAACCCCTTCCGCAGCTGGTGTCAAGATTTGAATATTAAACAACTCTTCACTTCCGTTGTGCACCCTCAGGCCAACGGTCAATGTGAGGTCACAAATAGAGACATTGTGCACGCCATCAAAGCAAGATTGGGGATGAAGCATAGCGGATGGGTGGATGAGTTGCCAAAAGTCCTATGGGCACACAGAACGATGTACAAGAATAGCACAGGAGAGACACCGTTCAGTCTGGTATACGGTTCGGAGGCAGTAATCCCAGCGGAGATAACAGTTCCGACAGAAAGAATTTTGTCATAA